The Episyrphus balteatus chromosome 4, idEpiBalt1.1, whole genome shotgun sequence genome includes a window with the following:
- the LOC129919725 gene encoding putative uncharacterized protein DDB_G0277255 isoform X2 gives MSNQLRLLIFIVVISGALCTAQDYVIMSQCAHNKAIYLAPEGKVSVTDIPMTQNITIAGTTDFWSTQVFKITLYAKETQMYLCFNSNWKLVGMRKLQETCYFNESIVHGYFEYRSAVDPNRRVGFTHRGKAIGPKKNVTDACYFFTKIEADRFFHQYTNGFNPHHHHHTFPSSSSSAPSSASTFSSSNKRLSKSGKSVSGKLTSSSVSSSSSSTSSLSSPSKASSLVGGGGGNVASSEGSGQSASAALPRGRNRMVTGGSSGDGGATAARNRGSATVTRKPNGHNSNLSNSSTSNSRRGNNNLSSTNINHRNHHNHNNSHNNYVQQQPATQLHNIHQHPQSAQHHQVRHHHNDPNFIARRQQYQRDHHKVQRLRNHQQQQQQSTNSMQRMTSSEVSSLPAPMSSPMSPSPVLSSISSLSLSMAGSSPVGAFVLPPPTLASDDVAISVSAMPGRRKVRRKKINSKQRQQVTNNAAKDPKHRRASKQKQKSFNSSSSSTTPATSSSTEEDEDNLVSSDSSSSLASSASTKMVEDMVSPSMSSAVGVPSSSTVFSSTTYTSYSPSSDESVSSSSEPTQTSLSDESMSSSSSTSTSINPSPSTLSESFSSTSIYPWSTTSLDDSSSSSLSFDELLPTPQLGDELMAMVMEPIDGNDRTGGTSTSTDDYNSSSSSSFSTDSSDGTTRSSSNSDGTSESSSISTIDNAAISYRNHNDQYSKDDDDDDDEASSMPVLPNNLDNSMTEYLYSTSSSNRHRNINNSNFKKYYHNGNMGIEKLNRSSSKKLPTNFNINNNNAGSSDITSSSSVTSTILATAATTTTTTNHRNNYNISSYLNINNTSSRNSGSRKTNNRKHNVDRLSLSTEQTTTPTTSTTTISNNNNNNFDENVTHSTNNNNQQHSSYYSTSSTKINKNLHNSNLLDSETKKYYSKKSTTISTTISTTTHSTPPSSPTVLAPQQQQQQQQQQLLSTSASNNNAAVSTAATTYATSKLISNSKTTLMATPSFPMTAKKTAITMGNNLNRSKVNNNFYAGEIVEGTYDAMADMDDVISGNGGTGKLVAVGYLPTTASLSSLPESIRIAKIKINRERRNRLRRKLHIGS, from the exons aaaaTATAACGATAGCCGGCACAACAGACTTCTGGTCCACGCAAGTGTTCAAAATAACGCTGTACGCAAAAGAGACACAAATGTATCTTTGTTTCAACAGCAATTGGAAACTTGTTGGAATG agaaaaCTACAAGAAACCTGCTACTTCAACGAGTCCATTGTACACGGTTATTTCGAATATCGGTCGGCTGTCGATCCAAACCGCCGCGTCGGTTTCACACACCGAGGTAAAGCAATTGGACCCAAAAAGAATGTCACAGATGCCTGTTATTTCTTTACGAAAATTGAAGCCGATCGATTTTTTCATCAATATACAAATGGCTTCAATCCGCACCATCATCACCACACATTtccatcttcatcatcatctgcTCCTTCATCTGCATCAACATTTTCTTCCTCTAATAAGAGACTGTCAAAGTCTGGTAAGTCAGTATCAGGTAAACTAACATCATCATCAGTctcttcttcatcatcatcaacatcatcattatcatcaccGTCAAAAGCTAGTAGCCTAGTCGGTGGTGGTGGAGGAAATGTAGCTAGCTCTGAAGGAAGTGGACAGTCAGCATCAGCAGCATTACCACGCGGCAGGAATCGCATGGTAACTGGTGGAAGTAGCGGAGATGGAGGAGCAACTGCTGCCCGGAACCGTGGCAGTGCCACCGTCACTCGAAAACCAAACGGCCATAATAGCAACCTAAGTAATAGCAGTACCAGTAATAGTCGTAGaggaaataataatttaagtaGCACTAATATAAATCATAGAAATCATCATAACCACAACAACAGCCACAACAACTATGTACAGCAACAGCCAGCCACACAGTTACACAACATACATCAGCATCCACAATCGGCACAGCACCATCAAGTACGTCATCATCATAACGATCCTAATTTCATTGCTCGGCGTCAGCAATATCAGCGCGACCACCACAAAGTGCAACGATTACGtaatcatcaacaacaacaacagcaatcaACGAATAGCATGCAACGAATGACGTCATCTGAGGTGTCATCATTGCCAGCACCAATGTCTTCACCGATGTCACCATCACCGGTGTTATCGTCAATATCCTCGCTGTCACTATCGATGGCTGGTTCATCGCCAGTCGGTGCTTTTGTGTTGCCGCCACCAACATTAGCTAGTGACGATGTTGCTATATCAGTCTCAGCAATGCCAGGCCGTCGAAAGGTgagacgaaaaaaaatcaatagcaAGCAACGTCAACAAGTGACAAATAATGCAGCAAAAGATCCAAAACATAGACGTGCctcaaaacagaaacaaaagtCGTTTAACAGTTCATCATCATCGACGACCCCAGCAACCAGCTCGAGTACAGAAGAAGATGAAGATAATCTCGTTTCATCCGATTCATCTTCATCATTGGCATCATCGGCATCAACAAAAATGGTTGAAGATATGGTGTCGCCATCGATGTCATCTGCTGTCGGTGTACCATCATCATCGACAGTTTTTTCATCTACAACTTATACCTCATATTCACCATCATCGGATGAATCTGTTTCATCATCAAGTGAACCAACACAAACGTCACTTTCCGATGAATCAATGTCTTCATcttcatcaacatcaacatccaTTAATCCGTCTCCTTCAACCTTATCTGAATCTTTTTCATCAACCTCCATATATCCGTGGTCTACCACTTCACTAGAtgattcatcatcatcatcattatcgtTCGATGAACTATTACCAACACCACAATTGGGCGATGAATTGATGGCGATGGTGATGGAACCTATTGATGGCAATGACAGAACTGGTGGCACTTCTACCTCGACCGATGATTAcaatagtagtagtagtagcagTTTTAGTACTGATTCCAGTGATGGTACCACCAGAAGCAGTAGCAACAGTGATGGAACTAGTGAAAGTAGTAGCATTAGTACAATCGATAATGCGGCTATTAGTTACCGCAATCACAACGATCAATACTCgaaagacgacgacgacgacgatgacgaggCAAGTTCAATGCCTGTCTTGCCAAACAATTTGGATAATAGTATGACTGAATACCTATATAGTACTAGTAGTAGTAATAGGCATAGAAATATAAACAAtagtaattttaaaaagtattacCACAATGGCAATATGGGCATTGAGAAACTCAATCGCAGTAGTAGTAAAAAGTtaccaacaaattttaatatcaacaaTAATAATGCTGGTAGTAGTGACATTACCTCCAGTAGTAGTGTAACATCAACAATTCttgcaacagcagcaacaacaacaacaacaacaaatcatagaaataattataatattagtagttatttaaatataaacaatacTAGTAGTAGAAATAGTGGTAGTAGGAAAACAAATAATAGAAAACACAATGTTGATAGATTGTCATTATCAACTGaacaaacaacaacaccaacaacttCAACAACAACTATtagcaacaacaataacaacaattttgatgaaaatgttACTCATAGTACTAACAATAATAATCAACAACATAGCAGTTACTATAGCACTAGCAGCaccaaaatcaataaaaacttACACAATAGCAATTTGTTggatagtgaaacaaaaaagtattatagTAAAAAATCTACTACAATTTCAACTACAATTTCTACTACTACTCATTCTACTCCTCCTTCTTCTCCAACTGTTCTTGCtcctcaacaacaacaacaacaacaacaacaacaactattaTCAACTAGTGCATCAAACAACAACGCAGCAGtatcaacagcagcaacaacataTGCAACATCAAAATTAATATCAAATAGTAAAACAACATTAATGGCAACACCATCATTTCCTATGACAGCTAAGAAGACAGCCATTACAATGGGTAATAATTTAAATCGTAGCAAGGTGAATAATAATTTCTATGCTGGTGAAATTGTTGAAGGAACATACGATGCTATGGCCGATATGGATGATGTTATTTCCGGTAATGGAGGTACTGGTAAATTGGTGGCAGTTGGTTATTTACCAACAACAGCATCATTGTCATCATTGCCAGAATCAATTAGAAtagcaaaaatcaaaattaatcgagAACGTCGAAATCGATTGAGAAGAAAATTGCACATAggatcttaa
- the LOC129919725 gene encoding putative uncharacterized protein DDB_G0277255 isoform X1 has protein sequence MLPQLTVYAKIIYLLMVVISGALCTAQDYVIMSQCAHNKAIYLAPEGKVSVTDIPMTQNITIAGTTDFWSTQVFKITLYAKETQMYLCFNSNWKLVGMRKLQETCYFNESIVHGYFEYRSAVDPNRRVGFTHRGKAIGPKKNVTDACYFFTKIEADRFFHQYTNGFNPHHHHHTFPSSSSSAPSSASTFSSSNKRLSKSGKSVSGKLTSSSVSSSSSSTSSLSSPSKASSLVGGGGGNVASSEGSGQSASAALPRGRNRMVTGGSSGDGGATAARNRGSATVTRKPNGHNSNLSNSSTSNSRRGNNNLSSTNINHRNHHNHNNSHNNYVQQQPATQLHNIHQHPQSAQHHQVRHHHNDPNFIARRQQYQRDHHKVQRLRNHQQQQQQSTNSMQRMTSSEVSSLPAPMSSPMSPSPVLSSISSLSLSMAGSSPVGAFVLPPPTLASDDVAISVSAMPGRRKVRRKKINSKQRQQVTNNAAKDPKHRRASKQKQKSFNSSSSSTTPATSSSTEEDEDNLVSSDSSSSLASSASTKMVEDMVSPSMSSAVGVPSSSTVFSSTTYTSYSPSSDESVSSSSEPTQTSLSDESMSSSSSTSTSINPSPSTLSESFSSTSIYPWSTTSLDDSSSSSLSFDELLPTPQLGDELMAMVMEPIDGNDRTGGTSTSTDDYNSSSSSSFSTDSSDGTTRSSSNSDGTSESSSISTIDNAAISYRNHNDQYSKDDDDDDDEASSMPVLPNNLDNSMTEYLYSTSSSNRHRNINNSNFKKYYHNGNMGIEKLNRSSSKKLPTNFNINNNNAGSSDITSSSSVTSTILATAATTTTTTNHRNNYNISSYLNINNTSSRNSGSRKTNNRKHNVDRLSLSTEQTTTPTTSTTTISNNNNNNFDENVTHSTNNNNQQHSSYYSTSSTKINKNLHNSNLLDSETKKYYSKKSTTISTTISTTTHSTPPSSPTVLAPQQQQQQQQQQLLSTSASNNNAAVSTAATTYATSKLISNSKTTLMATPSFPMTAKKTAITMGNNLNRSKVNNNFYAGEIVEGTYDAMADMDDVISGNGGTGKLVAVGYLPTTASLSSLPESIRIAKIKINRERRNRLRRKLHIGS, from the exons aaaaTATAACGATAGCCGGCACAACAGACTTCTGGTCCACGCAAGTGTTCAAAATAACGCTGTACGCAAAAGAGACACAAATGTATCTTTGTTTCAACAGCAATTGGAAACTTGTTGGAATG agaaaaCTACAAGAAACCTGCTACTTCAACGAGTCCATTGTACACGGTTATTTCGAATATCGGTCGGCTGTCGATCCAAACCGCCGCGTCGGTTTCACACACCGAGGTAAAGCAATTGGACCCAAAAAGAATGTCACAGATGCCTGTTATTTCTTTACGAAAATTGAAGCCGATCGATTTTTTCATCAATATACAAATGGCTTCAATCCGCACCATCATCACCACACATTtccatcttcatcatcatctgcTCCTTCATCTGCATCAACATTTTCTTCCTCTAATAAGAGACTGTCAAAGTCTGGTAAGTCAGTATCAGGTAAACTAACATCATCATCAGTctcttcttcatcatcatcaacatcatcattatcatcaccGTCAAAAGCTAGTAGCCTAGTCGGTGGTGGTGGAGGAAATGTAGCTAGCTCTGAAGGAAGTGGACAGTCAGCATCAGCAGCATTACCACGCGGCAGGAATCGCATGGTAACTGGTGGAAGTAGCGGAGATGGAGGAGCAACTGCTGCCCGGAACCGTGGCAGTGCCACCGTCACTCGAAAACCAAACGGCCATAATAGCAACCTAAGTAATAGCAGTACCAGTAATAGTCGTAGaggaaataataatttaagtaGCACTAATATAAATCATAGAAATCATCATAACCACAACAACAGCCACAACAACTATGTACAGCAACAGCCAGCCACACAGTTACACAACATACATCAGCATCCACAATCGGCACAGCACCATCAAGTACGTCATCATCATAACGATCCTAATTTCATTGCTCGGCGTCAGCAATATCAGCGCGACCACCACAAAGTGCAACGATTACGtaatcatcaacaacaacaacagcaatcaACGAATAGCATGCAACGAATGACGTCATCTGAGGTGTCATCATTGCCAGCACCAATGTCTTCACCGATGTCACCATCACCGGTGTTATCGTCAATATCCTCGCTGTCACTATCGATGGCTGGTTCATCGCCAGTCGGTGCTTTTGTGTTGCCGCCACCAACATTAGCTAGTGACGATGTTGCTATATCAGTCTCAGCAATGCCAGGCCGTCGAAAGGTgagacgaaaaaaaatcaatagcaAGCAACGTCAACAAGTGACAAATAATGCAGCAAAAGATCCAAAACATAGACGTGCctcaaaacagaaacaaaagtCGTTTAACAGTTCATCATCATCGACGACCCCAGCAACCAGCTCGAGTACAGAAGAAGATGAAGATAATCTCGTTTCATCCGATTCATCTTCATCATTGGCATCATCGGCATCAACAAAAATGGTTGAAGATATGGTGTCGCCATCGATGTCATCTGCTGTCGGTGTACCATCATCATCGACAGTTTTTTCATCTACAACTTATACCTCATATTCACCATCATCGGATGAATCTGTTTCATCATCAAGTGAACCAACACAAACGTCACTTTCCGATGAATCAATGTCTTCATcttcatcaacatcaacatccaTTAATCCGTCTCCTTCAACCTTATCTGAATCTTTTTCATCAACCTCCATATATCCGTGGTCTACCACTTCACTAGAtgattcatcatcatcatcattatcgtTCGATGAACTATTACCAACACCACAATTGGGCGATGAATTGATGGCGATGGTGATGGAACCTATTGATGGCAATGACAGAACTGGTGGCACTTCTACCTCGACCGATGATTAcaatagtagtagtagtagcagTTTTAGTACTGATTCCAGTGATGGTACCACCAGAAGCAGTAGCAACAGTGATGGAACTAGTGAAAGTAGTAGCATTAGTACAATCGATAATGCGGCTATTAGTTACCGCAATCACAACGATCAATACTCgaaagacgacgacgacgacgatgacgaggCAAGTTCAATGCCTGTCTTGCCAAACAATTTGGATAATAGTATGACTGAATACCTATATAGTACTAGTAGTAGTAATAGGCATAGAAATATAAACAAtagtaattttaaaaagtattacCACAATGGCAATATGGGCATTGAGAAACTCAATCGCAGTAGTAGTAAAAAGTtaccaacaaattttaatatcaacaaTAATAATGCTGGTAGTAGTGACATTACCTCCAGTAGTAGTGTAACATCAACAATTCttgcaacagcagcaacaacaacaacaacaacaaatcatagaaataattataatattagtagttatttaaatataaacaatacTAGTAGTAGAAATAGTGGTAGTAGGAAAACAAATAATAGAAAACACAATGTTGATAGATTGTCATTATCAACTGaacaaacaacaacaccaacaacttCAACAACAACTATtagcaacaacaataacaacaattttgatgaaaatgttACTCATAGTACTAACAATAATAATCAACAACATAGCAGTTACTATAGCACTAGCAGCaccaaaatcaataaaaacttACACAATAGCAATTTGTTggatagtgaaacaaaaaagtattatagTAAAAAATCTACTACAATTTCAACTACAATTTCTACTACTACTCATTCTACTCCTCCTTCTTCTCCAACTGTTCTTGCtcctcaacaacaacaacaacaacaacaacaacaactattaTCAACTAGTGCATCAAACAACAACGCAGCAGtatcaacagcagcaacaacataTGCAACATCAAAATTAATATCAAATAGTAAAACAACATTAATGGCAACACCATCATTTCCTATGACAGCTAAGAAGACAGCCATTACAATGGGTAATAATTTAAATCGTAGCAAGGTGAATAATAATTTCTATGCTGGTGAAATTGTTGAAGGAACATACGATGCTATGGCCGATATGGATGATGTTATTTCCGGTAATGGAGGTACTGGTAAATTGGTGGCAGTTGGTTATTTACCAACAACAGCATCATTGTCATCATTGCCAGAATCAATTAGAAtagcaaaaatcaaaattaatcgagAACGTCGAAATCGATTGAGAAGAAAATTGCACATAggatcttaa